From Alkaliphilus flagellatus, the proteins below share one genomic window:
- a CDS encoding DegT/DnrJ/EryC1/StrS family aminotransferase — protein MSNFIQVTRSSMPNFDEYIEEIKDLWDSQWLTNMGNKHNKLEAELVKYLGTSNISLFTNGHLALECAIAALNLTGEVITTPFTFVSTTHAILRNGLEPVFCDINPYDYTIDIDKLESLITYKTSAIIPVHVYGNVCNVAEIERIAKKYNLKVIYDAAHAFGVSINDVGIGNFGDASMFSFHATKVFNTIEGGAVTFKDENFKNKLNSIKNFGITGPESIEDIGINAKMNEFQAAMGICNLKSIDKNISKRKDIVERYIENLTNIKGVKLIKEQKNVKSNYSYFPVVFDGYKISRDKVYQLLKQNNIIARKYFYPLTNTLDCYKGRFNIEDTPIAKYIADRVLCLPLYSDLSIEHVDRICNVIKAR, from the coding sequence ATGAGTAATTTTATTCAAGTAACTCGCTCCTCAATGCCAAACTTTGATGAGTACATAGAAGAAATTAAAGATTTATGGGATAGTCAGTGGTTAACTAATATGGGCAATAAACATAATAAGTTAGAAGCAGAATTAGTTAAGTATTTAGGAACTTCAAATATTTCACTTTTTACAAATGGACATCTTGCATTAGAGTGTGCAATAGCAGCACTTAATCTTACAGGAGAAGTTATAACAACTCCATTTACATTTGTATCAACAACTCATGCTATTCTTAGAAATGGATTAGAACCGGTATTTTGCGATATAAATCCATATGATTATACTATTGATATTGATAAGCTTGAGAGTCTTATTACATATAAAACTTCAGCAATTATACCTGTTCATGTATATGGGAATGTTTGTAATGTCGCTGAGATTGAAAGGATAGCAAAAAAATATAACTTGAAAGTCATTTATGATGCTGCTCATGCATTCGGAGTATCAATTAACGATGTAGGTATTGGTAATTTTGGAGATGCTTCTATGTTTAGTTTTCATGCTACAAAGGTATTTAATACTATTGAAGGTGGTGCAGTAACTTTTAAAGATGAGAACTTTAAAAATAAGCTTAATAGTATAAAAAATTTTGGTATTACGGGACCAGAATCAATTGAAGATATTGGTATAAATGCAAAAATGAATGAATTTCAAGCTGCAATGGGGATTTGTAATCTTAAAAGTATAGATAAAAATATAAGTAAGAGAAAAGATATAGTAGAAAGATATATTGAAAATCTTACTAATATTAAAGGAGTTAAATTAATAAAAGAACAAAAAAATGTTAAAAGCAATTATTCCTATTTTCCGGTTGTATTTGATGGATATAAGATAAGTAGAGATAAGGTATACCAGCTATTAAAACAAAATAATATAATTGCAAGAAAATATTTCTATCCATTGACAAATACTCTTGATTGTTATAAAGGAAGATTTAATATTGAAGATACTCCTATTGCTAAATATATAGCTGATAGAGTTTTATGTCTTCCTCTTTATTCAGATTTATCAATAGAGCATGTTGATAGAATTTGCAATGTTATTAAAGCTAGATAA
- a CDS encoding TraB/GumN family protein, with amino-acid sequence MKKICNKASKKGIVAVLLTFMMMLTTIIPVWAQQPQQTTDISQWAIGALNEGERYGIYPVEWYYDGFRSEISQERLEILLTHTDNKIASLGLNKKQDFVPVSYKADSTRGDVLIRMYNILAQYDLPIGELPVDYMKERGILQGTSKGLELDQICTTEQAVILATRLVEDTYNLLDAGSKGFAWEVEHNGNIIYFLGSIHIGNNELYPINQRLKQAFNESDALIVEANLFDQEGGMEYFLEKSTYQDDTTLKDNISQETYEKALKVFEKLDLPEEVYNQIKPWRVANDLSVISMTSSEEPQMASQSAGLGMDIYFLTKALVTQKPIQELEGIKYQADLFDGLSHEFQEEYLNAILDSILDPQTNEAPDSAQMLDEWLKQWRNGDVEGFTSDYNGITEESENELTNMLFGKRDKNMAERISTILESEEKGTYFVVVGAGHFVRDNTVIHQLREKGYNVEVFQ; translated from the coding sequence ATGAAAAAAATATGTAATAAGGCATCAAAAAAGGGTATAGTTGCTGTATTATTGACATTTATGATGATGTTAACTACAATTATTCCAGTTTGGGCTCAGCAACCGCAGCAAACTACTGATATTAGTCAATGGGCTATAGGAGCTTTGAATGAGGGAGAAAGGTATGGCATTTATCCTGTTGAATGGTACTATGACGGCTTTAGATCTGAAATTTCTCAAGAACGATTAGAGATTTTACTGACACACACTGATAATAAAATAGCATCATTAGGATTAAACAAGAAACAGGATTTTGTTCCAGTTTCATATAAGGCTGATAGTACACGAGGCGATGTACTAATAAGGATGTATAATATTTTAGCTCAATATGATCTGCCTATAGGAGAATTACCTGTGGATTATATGAAAGAGCGAGGTATATTACAGGGAACATCTAAAGGTTTAGAGCTAGATCAAATCTGCACTACAGAACAGGCAGTAATACTTGCTACTAGATTAGTGGAAGATACATATAATTTACTAGATGCAGGTTCAAAGGGATTTGCTTGGGAAGTAGAGCATAATGGTAATATTATTTATTTTTTAGGGTCGATTCACATAGGTAATAATGAACTTTATCCTATAAACCAAAGATTAAAGCAAGCATTTAATGAATCTGATGCTTTGATTGTAGAAGCTAATTTGTTTGATCAAGAAGGTGGAATGGAATATTTTTTAGAAAAATCTACATATCAGGATGACACTACTTTAAAGGATAATATTAGCCAAGAGACATATGAGAAGGCATTAAAAGTATTTGAAAAATTGGATCTACCAGAAGAGGTTTATAATCAAATTAAGCCATGGAGAGTAGCAAATGACTTAAGTGTAATTTCCATGACTAGCTCAGAAGAGCCTCAAATGGCATCTCAATCAGCTGGTTTAGGAATGGATATATATTTCCTTACTAAGGCTTTAGTTACTCAAAAGCCAATTCAGGAGCTAGAGGGTATAAAATATCAAGCGGATTTATTTGATGGATTATCACATGAATTTCAAGAAGAATATTTGAATGCTATATTAGATAGTATTTTAGATCCGCAAACTAATGAAGCTCCTGATTCTGCTCAAATGTTAGACGAATGGCTAAAGCAATGGAGAAATGGAGATGTTGAAGGATTTACTAGTGACTATAATGGAATTACTGAAGAATCCGAAAATGAGCTTACTAATATGTTATTTGGCAAGAGAGACAAGAATATGGCAGAGAGAATAAGCACTATTTTAGAATCAGAAGAAAAAGGCACATACTTTGTTGTAGTAGGGGCAGGTCATTTTGTACGAGATAATACAGTAATTCATCAATTAAGAGAAAAGGGCTACAATGTTGAAGTATTTCAGTAA
- a CDS encoding GNAT family N-acetyltransferase, whose product MNRNIKNYQFKGYKIVRAVKIDEIYNILYDFDNIFKPSLSNRIIDLYGYAEKLLRNAITFYIIEEQVIVGFVAFYTNNKNNKEAYITQIGVKDKSQNRNIGKTLLELCIKISKSNGMKSIKLEVFNNNEKAINFYKKNGFNFFGQASNDSIYMIKHLH is encoded by the coding sequence ATGAACCGGAATATTAAAAACTATCAATTTAAAGGTTATAAAATTGTGAGAGCTGTAAAAATTGATGAGATATATAATATTCTTTATGACTTTGATAATATATTTAAACCATCCTTATCAAATAGAATTATAGACTTATATGGTTATGCAGAAAAATTGTTAAGAAATGCCATAACTTTTTATATAATTGAAGAACAAGTTATAGTCGGGTTTGTTGCTTTTTATACCAATAATAAAAACAATAAAGAAGCATATATAACTCAAATAGGAGTAAAGGATAAATCACAAAATAGAAATATAGGTAAAACTTTATTAGAATTGTGTATTAAAATATCTAAGAGCAATGGTATGAAAAGCATTAAACTAGAAGTATTTAATAATAATGAGAAAGCTATTAATTTCTATAAAAAAAATGGATTTAATTTTTTTGGACAAGCATCTAACGATTCAATATATATGATAAAACATTTACATTAG
- the rfbA gene encoding glucose-1-phosphate thymidylyltransferase RfbA, with amino-acid sequence MKGIILAGGSGSRLYPITKGISKQLLPIYDKPMIYYPLSVLMLSKIQEVLIISNPEYIDFYKSLLGDGSHLGMRFEYKIQEKPRGLADAFIVGEEFIGKDSVCLILGDNIFYGQGFVPKLVNASNIKDGATIFGYYVPDSREFGVVEFDKNYNVLSIEEKPEEPKSHYAVPGLYYYDNSVIERAKSLKPSARGEIEITDLNREYLNEGKLKVELLGRGFAWLDTGTYDGLANASNFVRTMQERTGLYISCLEEIAYRNSWISKEDLMSLGNEYEKTEYGKYLLSIAGDTEY; translated from the coding sequence ATGAAAGGCATAATTTTAGCAGGTGGTAGTGGTTCTAGACTCTACCCCATAACAAAAGGAATAAGTAAACAGTTATTACCTATATATGATAAACCAATGATTTATTATCCATTATCTGTACTTATGTTGTCCAAAATACAAGAAGTTCTTATTATTTCTAATCCAGAATATATAGATTTTTATAAGAGTCTTCTAGGTGATGGTTCTCATTTAGGTATGAGGTTTGAATATAAAATTCAAGAAAAACCTCGTGGACTTGCAGATGCTTTTATAGTAGGAGAAGAATTCATTGGTAAGGATAGCGTTTGCCTTATATTAGGTGACAATATTTTTTATGGACAAGGCTTTGTTCCAAAGCTTGTTAATGCATCAAATATTAAAGACGGAGCTACTATTTTTGGATATTATGTTCCAGATTCTAGAGAATTTGGAGTTGTCGAGTTTGACAAAAATTACAATGTACTTTCTATAGAAGAAAAGCCAGAAGAACCTAAGTCACATTATGCTGTGCCGGGACTTTATTATTATGATAATAGTGTAATAGAGAGAGCTAAAAGTCTTAAACCTTCAGCTCGTGGTGAAATCGAAATAACCGATTTAAATAGAGAATATCTTAATGAAGGAAAACTCAAAGTTGAATTGTTAGGCAGAGGGTTTGCTTGGTTAGATACTGGTACTTACGACGGACTTGCTAATGCATCTAATTTTGTTAGAACAATGCAAGAGAGAACGGGGCTTTATATTAGCTGCCTTGAAGAGATTGCCTATAGAAATAGTTGGATTAGTAAAGAAGATTTAATGTCATTAGGAAATGAATATGAGAAAACTGAATATGGCAAATACTTGTTAAGTATCGCAGGAGATACGGAATATTAG
- a CDS encoding phospho-sugar mutase, which produces MNRNIFNNYKLWLESPFIDEVTKIELESIKEDKKEIEDRFFKELEFGTAGLRGVIGAGTNRINKYTVRKVTQGLADYIKTTGESGKSRGVVIAYDSRRMSMEFAEETALVLAGNGIKSYLFKDLRPTPQLSFAIRYLNCISGIVITASHNPKEYNGYKVYWEDGAQIAAKEAEGIIDSIACVKDFGSIKMLEKGEAKGKGLLVYLDEIIDTAYIEEVKKQSLRRDIVKNISDDFKVVFTPLHGTGNIPVRRVLNEIGFKNVLVVPEQELPDSEFSTVDYPNPEDSKAFRLAIDLAKKEDASLIIGTDPDCDRIGAVVKDKNGEYAILTGNQIGVLLVNYILEALKEDDKLPSKGVIVKTIVTSEMGANIAKEYGIETINTLTGFKYIGEKINQFERAGEKVFLFGYEESYGYLAGTHARDKDAVVASMLICEMAAYYYSNGKNLYDVLVDLYNKYGYYLEDLKSITLEGKDGLEKINNIMRFFRYNSLNNIGDKRILYIDDYELQRRTYLDDYNNSEQITLPKANVIKFILDNESWICVRPSGTEPKLKIYCGVKENSLEKGKELLAKSIAWVEEMIQRM; this is translated from the coding sequence ATGAACAGAAATATATTTAATAATTATAAGTTATGGCTCGAAAGTCCTTTTATAGATGAAGTAACAAAAATAGAACTTGAGAGTATAAAGGAAGATAAAAAAGAAATAGAAGACAGATTCTTTAAAGAATTAGAATTCGGAACTGCAGGACTTAGAGGAGTTATAGGTGCAGGAACTAATAGAATTAATAAGTATACTGTAAGGAAAGTAACTCAAGGACTTGCTGATTACATAAAAACTACAGGAGAATCTGGGAAATCTAGAGGTGTAGTTATTGCTTATGACTCTAGAAGAATGTCTATGGAATTTGCTGAGGAAACGGCATTAGTTTTAGCTGGTAATGGAATTAAATCATATCTTTTTAAAGATTTAAGACCAACACCACAGCTTTCATTTGCCATTAGATATTTAAACTGTATTTCCGGAATAGTAATTACTGCAAGTCATAATCCTAAAGAATACAACGGATATAAAGTATATTGGGAAGATGGTGCACAAATAGCTGCTAAAGAGGCAGAAGGGATTATTGACTCAATAGCTTGTGTAAAAGATTTTGGAAGTATTAAGATGCTAGAAAAAGGTGAAGCAAAAGGTAAAGGATTATTGGTATATTTAGATGAAATAATAGATACTGCATATATAGAAGAAGTTAAGAAGCAATCACTAAGAAGAGATATAGTAAAAAATATATCTGATGATTTTAAAGTAGTATTTACTCCTTTACATGGAACAGGAAATATACCTGTGAGGCGAGTGTTAAATGAGATTGGATTTAAAAATGTATTAGTAGTTCCAGAGCAGGAGTTACCAGATTCAGAATTTTCAACTGTGGATTATCCTAATCCAGAAGATAGTAAAGCATTCAGATTAGCTATAGATTTAGCTAAAAAGGAAGATGCTAGTTTAATTATAGGTACGGATCCAGACTGTGATAGGATAGGGGCTGTTGTAAAGGATAAGAATGGTGAGTATGCAATTCTTACAGGTAATCAGATAGGAGTACTTTTAGTTAATTATATACTTGAAGCACTTAAGGAAGATGATAAATTGCCGTCGAAAGGTGTTATAGTAAAAACTATAGTAACAAGTGAGATGGGAGCCAATATTGCTAAAGAATATGGTATCGAAACTATAAACACATTAACTGGATTTAAATATATAGGAGAAAAAATAAATCAATTTGAAAGGGCCGGAGAAAAGGTCTTTTTATTTGGATATGAAGAAAGTTATGGATACTTAGCTGGAACACATGCCAGAGATAAGGATGCAGTTGTAGCGTCTATGCTTATATGTGAAATGGCTGCATACTATTATTCAAATGGAAAGAATCTATATGATGTCTTAGTAGATTTATATAATAAATATGGATATTATTTAGAAGATTTAAAATCTATAACTTTAGAAGGAAAAGATGGTTTAGAAAAAATAAATAATATAATGAGGTTTTTTAGATATAACTCTTTAAATAATATAGGAGATAAAAGAATTCTATATATAGATGACTATGAATTACAGCGAAGAACTTATTTAGATGATTATAATAATTCTGAACAAATAACATTACCTAAAGCTAATGTTATAAAGTTTATATTGGATAATGAAAGTTGGATATGTGTAAGACCTTCTGGGACAGAGCCAAAGCTTAAAATATATTGTGGAGTTAAAGAAAATTCATTGGAGAAAGGTAAAGAGCTTTTAGCTAAATCTATTGCTTGGGTGGAAGAAATGATACAAAGGATGTAG
- a CDS encoding glucose-6-phosphate isomerase, translating to MDKITLDYSHVLKFIEKYEIASLRKKVNLCHDMLHKRAGKHKQCLGWVDFTNNFDINEFEMIRVAAERIKNQSDVFIVVGIGGSYLGARAAIEMLNHSFYNDLPKNKRKGPKIYFAGHNMSSTYFNNLLDIIEDQDVCINVISKSGTTTEPAIAFRILKEYMENKYGKNEASKRIYVTTDKNKGALKKLADQEGYETFVVPDDIGGRYSVLTPVGLLPMAVAGIDIHEVIKGAKMAYSDLSSKSIEQNPSYQYAVIRNILYSKGKTTEILVNYEPNLFYFGEWFKQLLGESEGKQGKGIFPTSMNFVTDLHSMGQYVQQGRRNIFETVLNVEKSKEEVLIKEVNDNIDELNYLSGKKLDFINKKAMEGALSAHVDGGVPNLIINIPEISPYYFGYLSYFFMKACGMSGYLLGVNPFNQPGVEVYKRNLFKLLGKSGYEEEYKVEIIPMYDENLS from the coding sequence ATGGATAAAATAACTTTAGATTATTCGCATGTGCTTAAGTTTATAGAGAAATATGAAATAGCTAGTTTAAGAAAAAAAGTAAATTTATGCCATGATATGTTGCATAAAAGAGCTGGAAAGCACAAGCAGTGTTTAGGCTGGGTTGACTTTACTAATAACTTTGATATAAATGAGTTTGAAATGATTAGAGTTGCTGCTGAAAGAATTAAAAATCAATCCGATGTATTTATTGTAGTAGGTATAGGCGGATCGTACTTAGGAGCAAGAGCAGCTATAGAAATGTTAAATCATAGTTTTTATAATGATCTACCTAAGAACAAAAGAAAAGGACCTAAAATATATTTTGCAGGTCATAATATGAGTTCAACTTATTTTAATAATCTATTAGATATAATAGAAGACCAAGATGTATGTATTAATGTTATATCAAAATCTGGAACAACTACAGAGCCAGCAATTGCTTTTAGGATATTAAAAGAATATATGGAGAATAAATACGGTAAAAATGAAGCTAGTAAACGAATATATGTCACCACAGATAAAAATAAGGGTGCTCTTAAGAAGCTTGCAGATCAAGAAGGATATGAAACCTTTGTAGTTCCTGATGATATAGGAGGCAGATACTCTGTATTGACTCCTGTAGGCTTACTTCCAATGGCTGTAGCAGGAATAGATATACATGAAGTTATAAAAGGTGCTAAAATGGCATATAGTGATTTAAGTAGCAAGAGTATTGAGCAAAATCCTTCTTATCAATATGCTGTTATAAGAAACATATTATATTCTAAAGGAAAGACAACTGAGATTTTGGTTAACTATGAACCTAATTTATTTTACTTTGGTGAATGGTTTAAGCAGTTGCTTGGAGAGAGTGAAGGTAAACAGGGTAAAGGGATATTTCCTACATCAATGAATTTTGTAACAGATTTACATTCAATGGGACAGTATGTACAACAAGGTAGGCGAAACATATTTGAAACTGTGCTTAATGTGGAAAAATCCAAAGAAGAAGTTTTAATTAAAGAAGTTAATGATAATATAGATGAATTAAATTATCTAAGTGGAAAAAAATTAGATTTCATCAATAAAAAGGCTATGGAGGGAGCTCTATCTGCTCATGTAGATGGAGGTGTGCCGAATCTTATTATTAATATTCCAGAAATATCACCATATTATTTTGGATACTTATCATATTTTTTTATGAAAGCTTGTGGAATGAGTGGGTATTTGCTAGGTGTGAATCCGTTTAATCAGCCAGGGGTTGAAGTTTATAAAAGAAATTTATTTAAGCTTTTAGGTAAGTCTGGATACGAAGAAGAATATAAAGTAGAGATAATACCAATGTATGATGAAAACCTAAGTTAA
- the rfbB gene encoding dTDP-glucose 4,6-dehydratase, which yields MNILVTGGAGFIGSNFIKYMLSSYDYKIINLDLLTYAGNLKNLEDVSANHNYHFIKGDICDRDLLYDIFRKFEIDVVINFAAESHVDRSIVEPEIFLRTNVLGTQALLDSAKNYWKLDPSDKYSREFKEGVKYIQISTDEVYGSLGPEGYFTEDTNIAPNSPYSASKASADMLVRAYYETYGLPINITRCSNNYGPYQFPEKLIPLMINNVLKSKALPIYGDGKQIRDWLHVKDHCIAIDTVLHKGRIGEVYNVGGNNEKKNIEIVRLILNKLGKNENLITYVEDRLGHDRRYAIDNAKITSELGWKPVYTFEEGMDMTIKWYLDNKEWLEEIVSKEYEKYYEKMYSNK from the coding sequence ATGAATATTTTAGTTACAGGTGGAGCTGGATTTATCGGTTCTAACTTTATAAAATATATGCTTTCTAGTTATGATTATAAAATAATTAATTTAGATTTATTGACTTATGCAGGAAATCTTAAAAATCTTGAAGATGTTTCAGCAAATCATAATTATCATTTTATAAAAGGTGATATCTGTGATAGAGATTTACTTTATGATATTTTTAGAAAATTTGAGATAGATGTAGTTATAAATTTTGCAGCAGAATCCCACGTAGATAGAAGTATTGTGGAGCCTGAGATTTTTTTAAGGACTAATGTTCTAGGTACTCAAGCTTTATTAGATAGTGCTAAAAATTATTGGAAATTAGATCCTTCTGATAAGTACAGCAGAGAATTTAAAGAAGGAGTTAAATATATACAAATATCAACTGATGAGGTATATGGTTCATTAGGCCCTGAAGGATACTTTACAGAAGATACAAATATAGCTCCTAATAGTCCATATTCAGCATCTAAAGCATCAGCGGATATGCTAGTAAGAGCTTATTATGAAACTTATGGACTACCTATAAATATAACTCGTTGTTCTAATAACTATGGACCTTATCAATTCCCGGAAAAATTAATTCCTCTGATGATTAATAATGTATTAAAGAGTAAAGCTCTGCCTATATACGGAGATGGAAAGCAAATAAGAGATTGGCTGCATGTAAAAGATCACTGTATAGCTATAGATACAGTTCTGCATAAGGGCAGAATAGGGGAGGTATACAATGTTGGTGGGAATAATGAAAAGAAAAATATTGAAATTGTAAGGCTAATTTTAAATAAACTTGGAAAAAATGAGAATTTAATAACCTATGTAGAAGATAGATTGGGACACGATAGAAGATATGCTATAGATAATGCTAAAATAACCAGTGAATTAGGCTGGAAGCCTGTATATACATTTGAAGAAGGTATGGATATGACTATTAAATGGTATTTAGATAACAAAGAGTGGTTGGAAGAAATTGTTTCGAAAGAATATGAGAAGTATTATGAAAAAATGTATTCTAATAAATAG
- a CDS encoding YjfB family protein, translated as MDIAALSMGLSQMNLYQQASISVIKMAMDTTKVQAVDLTQMLEINTKIMEQSINPHIGGNIDIRL; from the coding sequence ATGGACATAGCAGCTTTATCAATGGGTTTAAGTCAAATGAATCTATACCAACAAGCTAGCATTTCAGTTATAAAAATGGCTATGGATACTACTAAAGTACAGGCAGTAGATTTGACACAAATGTTAGAGATTAATACTAAAATAATGGAGCAATCGATCAATCCGCATATAGGAGGAAATATTGATATTAGATTATAA
- a CDS encoding ferritin-like domain-containing protein: MEKLSLVTENIIGETKGTALERIVKQNFNGETSEVGIYLAMARLAQRQGYPEIAEVLKTIAWEEAEHAAVFAEFNGMIQEDIFDNLKQMLEGETFANNGKKEAADKAEELGITSVRDYFNLSAKDEARHARMLEGILKRFDKL, from the coding sequence ATGGAGAAGTTAAGCTTAGTTACAGAAAATATAATTGGAGAAACAAAGGGAACAGCTTTAGAAAGAATAGTTAAGCAAAACTTTAACGGAGAGACCAGTGAAGTTGGTATATATTTAGCTATGGCAAGATTAGCTCAAAGACAAGGGTATCCAGAAATAGCAGAAGTATTAAAGACGATTGCCTGGGAAGAAGCAGAGCATGCGGCAGTTTTTGCGGAATTCAATGGAATGATTCAAGAAGATATATTTGATAATTTAAAACAGATGTTAGAAGGAGAAACCTTTGCAAACAACGGTAAAAAAGAGGCAGCAGATAAGGCGGAAGAACTAGGAATTACTTCTGTTAGAGACTATTTCAATCTATCAGCTAAGGATGAAGCTAGACATGCTAGAATGTTAGAAGGTATCTTAAAGCGCTTTGATAAACTGTAG
- the gloA gene encoding lactoylglutathione lyase → MNYKMLHTCIRVMDLEKSLKFYNEALGLVETRRKDFPEHEFTLVFLSDQSEQYELELTYNYNPDKPYEIGNGFSHIAVAVADLEGSQKRHKEMGYKVTELIGLPGELPRYYFVTDPDGYDVEVIRATK, encoded by the coding sequence ATGAATTACAAAATGCTACATACTTGTATAAGAGTAATGGATTTAGAAAAGTCTTTGAAATTTTACAATGAAGCATTAGGACTTGTTGAAACTAGAAGAAAAGATTTTCCAGAACATGAATTTACTTTAGTATTTTTGAGTGATCAATCAGAGCAGTATGAATTAGAGCTAACATATAATTATAATCCAGATAAACCTTATGAAATAGGAAATGGATTTAGTCACATTGCAGTTGCAGTAGCTGACTTAGAAGGTTCTCAAAAAAGACATAAAGAAATGGGATACAAGGTTACAGAATTAATTGGACTACCAGGTGAGCTGCCTAGATATTATTTTGTAACTGATCCAGATGGATATGATGTAGAAGTGATAAGGGCTACTAAATAA
- a CDS encoding HDOD domain-containing protein: MKLTLEEITRRVVDIPALPKVTNDIMRLTEDPDSNVQDIERVIMKDQSLTTRILRLANSAHYGYPRRISTISEASVLLGFQAIRSITLTASVNGLLMKEVSGYGLKENELWRQSQSCAIISRHIAKKLRFAKVDQAYVAGLLRDIGKVIVSYYLNDHFKQIMTMVESDGISFLEAEEKVLGFHHGQVGAEVAKKWNLPEELVEAIEYHHSPEEATINFKLTSIIHLADAIVMMMGIGLGVDGMIYNLSQETLQALGVDGLMLEQLISEVSDLLVDEDAF, from the coding sequence GTGAAACTAACATTAGAAGAAATTACTAGAAGAGTGGTTGACATACCTGCCTTGCCTAAAGTAACAAATGATATTATGAGGCTAACAGAAGATCCAGATTCGAATGTTCAAGATATTGAACGAGTCATTATGAAGGATCAGAGTTTAACTACTAGAATTTTACGGTTAGCTAATTCGGCCCACTATGGTTATCCTAGAAGAATTAGCACCATTTCAGAAGCCTCTGTTTTATTAGGATTTCAAGCTATAAGGAGTATTACATTAACTGCATCAGTTAATGGTTTACTAATGAAAGAGGTTAGCGGTTATGGATTGAAAGAAAATGAACTTTGGAGACAGTCTCAATCTTGTGCAATTATATCTAGACATATAGCTAAAAAGTTACGTTTTGCAAAGGTGGATCAAGCATATGTAGCAGGATTGCTTCGTGATATTGGCAAGGTAATAGTTAGTTATTATTTAAATGATCATTTTAAACAGATTATGACTATGGTTGAAAGTGACGGGATATCATTTTTAGAAGCAGAAGAGAAGGTTTTGGGTTTCCATCATGGGCAAGTTGGAGCAGAAGTCGCAAAAAAGTGGAATTTACCTGAAGAACTAGTGGAGGCCATTGAGTACCATCATAGTCCTGAGGAAGCAACTATAAACTTTAAACTTACATCAATTATTCATCTGGCAGATGCTATTGTAATGATGATGGGGATCGGATTAGGCGTAGATGGAATGATCTATAATTTGTCTCAAGAAACTCTCCAGGCTCTTGGTGTTGATGGACTTATGTTAGAGCAACTAATATCAGAAGTTTCAGATTTATTAGTGGATGAAGATGCTTTTTAG
- a CDS encoding WbqC family protein yields the protein MKIAIMQPYFFPYLGYFSLIRHTNKFILFDTVQFIKHGWIERNRILKPNFGWQYIGVPLVKHSRDTKINDIAINDNFDWRDKILRQLEHYKKRAPFYRQTIELVREALNIETQSIVKLNENILKVVCNSMNIDLDVEIFSEMDLSINNPNEPDEWALNICKSIGNIEEYWNPEGGLKFFNCKKYEEEGIKINFLKMNLWKYSQRRKEFETGLSIIDVMMFNEINEINKMLDDYELL from the coding sequence TTGAAAATTGCAATAATGCAACCATATTTCTTTCCTTATCTAGGATATTTTAGTTTAATAAGGCATACTAATAAATTTATTTTATTCGATACAGTTCAATTTATTAAGCATGGATGGATTGAAAGAAATAGAATATTGAAACCTAATTTTGGATGGCAATATATAGGAGTACCATTAGTTAAACATAGTAGAGATACTAAAATTAATGATATAGCAATTAATGATAATTTTGATTGGCGTGATAAAATATTAAGACAATTGGAGCATTATAAAAAGAGAGCTCCTTTTTATAGACAAACAATAGAGCTAGTTAGAGAAGCACTTAATATAGAAACACAAAGTATAGTAAAATTAAATGAAAATATATTAAAAGTTGTTTGTAACAGTATGAATATAGATCTAGATGTTGAGATTTTTTCAGAAATGGATTTAAGTATTAATAACCCAAATGAGCCAGATGAATGGGCACTTAATATTTGTAAGTCAATTGGAAATATTGAAGAGTATTGGAATCCAGAAGGTGGTTTAAAATTTTTCAATTGTAAAAAGTATGAAGAAGAAGGAATAAAAATAAATTTTTTAAAAATGAATCTTTGGAAATATTCACAGAGAAGAAAAGAATTTGAAACAGGTTTATCAATTATTGATGTTATGATGTTTAACGAAATAAATGAAATAAATAAAATGCTAGACGATTATGAACTTTTATAA